A single window of Fischerella sp. PCC 9605 DNA harbors:
- a CDS encoding Na(+)/H(+) antiporter subunit B produces MKWLYIVAGIALYVKMLVIPNPTPDLSISIVESVVRDSGVPNAVSGIIFRNRLYDTIFEVVVFTIAILGANFLLADEKPSCTIYQFTDQPSIVLARLGATITALVGIELAIRGHLSPGGGFAAGVAGGTAIGLVAITSSSQWMQALYKRWHAATWEKVSVLIFIVLSVITLAGGELPHGELGALVSGGILPILNILVAVKVALGSWAVVLIFIHYRGLL; encoded by the coding sequence ATGAAATGGCTTTATATTGTAGCAGGGATAGCGCTATACGTCAAAATGCTCGTCATTCCCAACCCAACACCGGACTTGTCGATCTCTATCGTCGAGTCGGTTGTACGTGATAGTGGGGTGCCTAATGCAGTTTCGGGTATCATTTTCAGGAATCGTCTGTACGATACTATCTTTGAAGTAGTGGTATTTACAATTGCGATCTTGGGTGCCAATTTTCTGCTGGCGGATGAAAAACCGTCCTGCACGATCTATCAGTTCACAGATCAGCCATCAATTGTGCTGGCGCGTCTGGGAGCGACAATTACCGCGTTGGTGGGTATAGAACTAGCGATTCGGGGGCATCTGAGCCCGGGCGGTGGTTTTGCGGCCGGGGTGGCGGGCGGAACGGCGATCGGTCTTGTTGCGATTACTTCATCATCGCAGTGGATGCAGGCGCTCTACAAGCGCTGGCATGCCGCTACATGGGAGAAGGTTTCGGTTCTTATTTTCATTGTCCTGTCAGTTATCACTCTGGCGGGAGGGGAATTACCGCACGGAGAGTTAGGCGCACTGGTCAGCGGGGGGATTCTCCCCATTCTCAACATCCTGGTGGCAGTAAAAGTCGCATTGGGGTCGTGGGCGGTTGTTTTGATTTTTATTCATTATCGGGGATTGTTGTGA
- a CDS encoding DUF4040 domain-containing protein, with the protein MTDSYIYVIIALLPLAASMLVLQVNPYHALVIRGILGAMAALVYEVLGAPDVALTEALVGTMLAITLYAIAVRSSLVMRLGVIKDESVEADDDRLFGQLMNELRTIFGKRHMRLELVTYTNTQALHRALMDKEVHAICAPSEYSDEYGAVPGDEKQPYQTATRVQRIYEIIQSELSSPGTTLTYVSTPDSGKKHP; encoded by the coding sequence ATGACTGATAGCTATATCTATGTCATCATCGCCCTGCTGCCGTTGGCTGCGTCCATGCTAGTACTTCAGGTCAATCCATACCATGCCCTGGTAATTCGCGGCATCCTGGGAGCGATGGCGGCATTGGTATATGAGGTTTTGGGGGCACCGGATGTTGCTTTGACCGAAGCATTAGTGGGTACCATGCTCGCGATTACTCTCTATGCGATTGCGGTGCGTTCATCGCTGGTCATGCGTCTTGGCGTGATCAAAGACGAGTCGGTAGAGGCAGATGACGATCGCCTTTTTGGGCAACTGATGAATGAGTTACGAACTATTTTTGGCAAACGCCACATGCGTCTTGAGTTAGTGACCTACACAAATACGCAGGCTTTGCACCGGGCGCTGATGGACAAAGAAGTCCATGCGATCTGTGCCCCATCGGAATACAGCGATGAATATGGTGCTGTGCCTGGAGATGAAAAGCAACCCTATCAAACCGCGACCAGGGTTCAACGCATCTATGAAATCATACAAAGCGAACTTTCATCACCAGGGACAACCCTAACCTATGTAAGTACACCAGACTCAGGAAAGAAGCATCCATGA
- a CDS encoding monovalent cation/H(+) antiporter subunit G, whose translation MIDVFSYTCIGLGIFFWFWGTFPLLGKRSVLFKLHSLSVADTLGSINIVIGLLLRIPSEWPLLILAIISLAIWNTMLGYVLAYCSSSGGSND comes from the coding sequence ATGATCGACGTATTTAGTTATACCTGCATAGGTCTAGGAATCTTCTTCTGGTTTTGGGGCACTTTTCCCTTGCTAGGCAAGCGATCGGTCTTGTTTAAATTGCATAGTCTTTCGGTTGCCGATACCCTCGGTTCGATCAATATCGTGATTGGGCTACTTTTGAGGATACCCAGTGAATGGCCGTTACTTATCCTCGCCATTATCTCCTTGGCAATCTGGAATACGATGCTGGGGTATGTGTTGGCATACTGTTCCAGTAGCGGGGGTAGCAATGACTGA
- a CDS encoding potassium channel family protein, translated as MYSTLEQKYQRIQKELMAGAVALGGVFLIGTLWYRLVEGWSWEDAAYMTIITLATVGYGETRPLESRGRLFTIALILMGVISIGYIVNRFTEAVIQGYFQEGIRLRQVRRAMESLSGHYIICGYSRTGRQIAKEFQAEAVSFVIIDSDVESVRKAQELGYTIYQGDATLDETLIRVGIERAACIVAALPSDAENLYTVLSAKHLNPGIRAIARASTEEALQKLQRGGADAVISPYITGGKRMAAAALRPQVMDFVDGIISGADRQLYMEEFLLDRNICPVVGQTLGQARLRAQTGALILAVRRVDGTLIGGPTPDTVFMPGDVLIAMGTPEQLRALNQLLGPIGSKQLRRPKKS; from the coding sequence GTGTACTCAACTCTGGAACAAAAATATCAACGTATCCAAAAAGAGTTAATGGCGGGGGCAGTTGCTCTCGGCGGTGTATTCCTCATCGGTACTTTATGGTATCGCCTAGTGGAAGGCTGGTCATGGGAAGACGCAGCATATATGACGATCATCACTTTAGCGACTGTTGGCTACGGTGAAACACGACCACTAGAAAGCAGGGGGCGGCTGTTTACAATAGCCTTGATTTTAATGGGTGTAATCAGTATTGGTTACATCGTGAACCGATTTACAGAAGCCGTAATTCAAGGCTATTTTCAAGAAGGAATTCGACTACGGCAGGTGCGGCGCGCAATGGAATCTTTATCAGGGCACTATATCATTTGTGGATATAGTCGGACTGGTCGTCAAATTGCCAAAGAATTTCAGGCAGAAGCCGTTTCTTTTGTAATTATTGACTCCGACGTGGAATCTGTGCGAAAGGCACAAGAACTAGGTTACACCATATACCAGGGTGACGCCACTTTAGATGAAACGCTGATCAGGGTAGGTATTGAAAGGGCAGCTTGTATAGTAGCAGCCCTACCTTCCGATGCGGAAAATTTATATACAGTTCTTTCGGCAAAACATCTGAATCCAGGAATTCGGGCGATCGCCCGAGCAAGTACAGAAGAAGCGTTACAAAAGTTACAACGTGGTGGTGCAGATGCTGTGATTTCTCCTTACATCACCGGCGGTAAGCGGATGGCAGCAGCAGCACTCAGACCCCAAGTTATGGACTTTGTCGATGGAATTATCTCAGGTGCAGACCGACAGTTATATATGGAAGAATTTTTACTCGACCGAAATATTTGTCCGGTTGTGGGTCAAACTTTAGGACAAGCAAGGTTACGAGCGCAAACAGGCGCATTGATTCTCGCTGTCCGTCGCGTCGATGGCACCCTGATCGGTGGCCCCACTCCTGACACAGTATTTATGCCAGGAGATGTATTAATTGCGATGGGTACACCTGAACAACTACGTGCTCTCAACCAGCTTCTTGGGCCAATTGGTTCCAAGCA
- a CDS encoding aspartate aminotransferase family protein, with the protein MSLETLVQQHLITSESGSVSSSPFDADSFDAAVMSTYGRFPLALERGAGCRVWDTEEREYLDFVAGIATCTLGHAHPAMVEAVTRQIQKLHHVSNLYYIPEQGELAKWIVEHSCADRVFFCNSGAEANEAAIKLTRKYAHTVLEIEQPIILTAHSSFHGRTLATITATAQPKYQKNFDPLVPGFHYVPYNDIAAVETAISELDEGDYRVAAILIEPLQGEGGVRPGDVAYFQKLRQICDETGVLLIFDEVQVGMGRSGKLWGYEHLGVEPDIFTSAKGLGGGIPIGAMMCKKFCDVFQPGEHASTFGGNPFACGVALAVCQTLEKENILENVQQRGEQLRSGLRAIAAKYPHHITEVRGWGLINGMELKADAEITAADVVKAAINEGLLLVPAGTKVIRFVPPLIVTEKEVDTALQLVDKAIAAVTA; encoded by the coding sequence GTGAGCCTAGAAACTCTTGTTCAACAACACCTCATTACCTCAGAGTCAGGTTCTGTGTCATCTAGCCCCTTTGATGCTGATAGCTTCGATGCAGCTGTCATGTCTACCTATGGGCGGTTTCCCCTAGCTTTGGAACGAGGTGCGGGATGTCGTGTTTGGGATACCGAGGAGCGAGAATATCTCGACTTTGTAGCAGGAATTGCCACTTGCACCTTGGGACACGCCCACCCAGCGATGGTGGAAGCAGTCACACGTCAAATTCAAAAACTGCATCACGTTTCTAATTTGTACTACATCCCCGAACAGGGAGAATTGGCAAAGTGGATAGTTGAGCATTCCTGCGCCGATCGCGTATTTTTCTGCAACTCAGGGGCGGAGGCAAACGAAGCTGCCATCAAGCTTACGCGCAAATACGCGCATACAGTGTTGGAAATTGAACAACCGATTATTTTAACGGCTCACTCTAGTTTCCACGGCAGAACTTTAGCCACGATTACCGCCACAGCACAACCCAAGTATCAAAAAAATTTCGATCCATTAGTACCAGGATTCCACTACGTACCTTATAACGATATTGCGGCGGTAGAAACAGCGATTAGTGAGTTGGATGAAGGTGATTACCGCGTCGCGGCGATTTTGATCGAGCCATTGCAGGGAGAAGGCGGTGTTCGTCCAGGCGATGTGGCTTACTTCCAGAAACTGCGACAAATTTGTGATGAAACGGGCGTACTGCTGATTTTCGATGAAGTGCAAGTCGGCATGGGACGCAGTGGCAAGTTATGGGGTTACGAACATCTTGGTGTTGAGCCGGATATTTTCACCAGTGCCAAGGGCTTAGGCGGTGGTATTCCCATTGGCGCAATGATGTGTAAAAAATTCTGCGATGTTTTCCAACCAGGAGAACATGCTAGCACCTTTGGCGGTAATCCTTTTGCTTGTGGCGTTGCTCTCGCTGTCTGCCAGACATTGGAGAAAGAGAACATTTTAGAGAACGTACAGCAGAGGGGTGAGCAATTGCGATCTGGATTAAGGGCGATCGCAGCCAAATATCCCCATCACATCACCGAAGTGCGCGGCTGGGGTTTAATCAACGGCATGGAGTTAAAAGCAGATGCTGAAATTACTGCCGCTGATGTAGTTAAAGCTGCAATTAATGAGGGTTTATTACTCGTGCCGGCTGGCACCAAGGTGATCCGGTTTGTACCACCTTTGATTGTGACAGAAAAAGAAGTAGATACGGCGTTGCAACTTGTTGACAAGGCGATCGCGGCTGTAACGGCATAA